A stretch of Myroides oncorhynchi DNA encodes these proteins:
- the tssD gene encoding type VI secretion system tube protein TssD — protein MAQNNSRAVLKFNGGEAQKVLNLKYGVSRTVDVSGRVASDPSNALITITVEATDKSDILESLLNGKYKPTTGEVTFNKSHEEGTLITLKWSNGYVIQHHVDFDAINSNSMYVTFVISAEQIDYGNSVYQGTWPGA, from the coding sequence ATGGCACAGAACAATTCAAGAGCAGTGTTAAAATTCAATGGCGGAGAAGCGCAAAAAGTGTTAAATCTTAAATACGGAGTATCTCGTACAGTAGACGTATCAGGTCGTGTAGCATCAGACCCATCTAATGCGCTTATTACAATTACTGTAGAGGCTACAGATAAGTCAGATATCTTAGAGAGCTTACTAAATGGAAAGTACAAACCAACAACAGGTGAGGTTACATTTAACAAATCACATGAAGAGGGTACTTTAATTACTTTAAAGTGGTCAAATGGATATGTGATTCAACATCATGTAGATTTCGATGCAATTAACTCAAACAGTATGTATGTTACTTTTGTTATTAGTGCAGAGCAAATCGATTATGGAAACTCAGTTTACCAAGGAACTTGGCCAGGAGCATAA